In Phaseolus vulgaris cultivar G19833 chromosome 10, P. vulgaris v2.0, whole genome shotgun sequence, a single genomic region encodes these proteins:
- the LOC137818756 gene encoding RING-H2 finger protein ATL67-like: protein MQQLIPPPTSFGPHNKHITHLHYSLPSPFTNGEFPNSSFFFFFFFFFFFFFFTFFSSMSSFNSFSPPPPTPYFTNLGFGYSIAIALGVLFLISTLILSSYLCCRTLRHRNNNHHRRRHRHNLHAPDGIVLPRVIFVAEDDDDGARQNDAVSGLEQAVINSYPKFPFTKDGGYDTTCSICLCDYKDTEMLRMMPECRHYFHLCCLDPWLKLNGSCPVCRNSPMPTPLSTPLQEVVPLSQYAADARGRR, encoded by the coding sequence ATGCAGCAGCTAATACCCCCACCCACCTCCTTTGGCCCTCACAACAAACACATAACACACTTACACTATTCCCTCCCCTCTCCTTTCACAAATGGAGAATTTCCCAACtcatccttcttcttcttcttcttctttttctttttcttcttctttttcacctTCTTCTCTTCAATGTCCTCCTTCAACTCCTTCTCCCCTCCACCCCCCACCCCTTACTTCACCAACCTCGGCTTCGGCTACTCCATCGCCATCGCCCTCGgagtcctcttcctcatctccACCCTCATCCTCTCCTCCTACCTCTGCTGCCGCACCCTCCGCCACCGCAACAACAACCACCACCGCCGCCGCCACCGCCACAACCTCCACGCCCCTGATGGCATCGTTCTCCCGCGCGTTATCTTCGTCGCCGAGGACGACGACGACGGCGCCCGACAGAACGACGCTGTCTCCGGCCTCGAACAGGCCGTCATAAACTCCTACCCCAAGTTCCCCTTCACCAAAGACGGCGGCTACGACACCACGTGCTCCATCTGTCTCTGCGACTACAAGGATACGGAGATGCTGAGGATGATGCCCGAGTGTCGACACTACTTTCACCTCTGCTGCCTCGACCCCTGGCTCAAGCTCAACGGCTCCTGCCCCGTGTGCCGGAACTCCCCCATGCCCACGCCGCTGTCCACGCCGCTGCAGGAGGTGGTGCCGCTCTCGCAGTACGCCGCCGATGCCAGGGGGAGGAGGTGA